The following are encoded in a window of uncultured Sphaerochaeta sp. genomic DNA:
- the pgmB gene encoding beta-phosphoglucomutase, with the protein MSLDTWSLEETGFDGEHIAQGESLFSIGNGYIGYRGFPCEREPAHHSGCFINGFYEISPITYGEDAYGFARINQTMLDLPDCRYLVITIDGIQVNVADSRVQFYRRRLDFRTGILEQHMQWLTDEGKLVHITWETLLSMQQYHIGALRVRIHCTDEVNATLYSTIGMPVQRANTELDPRMGTALSTSSLVCEDCGYYGEGEEARPGFQAAFKTLESALDLSCGAVHESSEPLQVERGDLEEETLPALVFSWSGADLSLTKYFYYHSSGRPGETLPLELAQQYREEVVNVSWQTLVEMQRSWYESFWAHADIEITGEEKLQQALRFNFFQLQQSTGRDGNSALAAKGLTGSGYEGHYFWDTEIYGMALFNHTLPGTARALIKYRISTLDRARARAREMNQRGALYPWRTINGLEASAYFPAGTAQYHINADIAYAIFQYLEVTGDDTILEEGAAEVLIETARLFLDLGFFNPEKDGKFCINEVTGPDEYSALSDNNCYTNVMVQHHFEGVVQLASRLQNENAELWNRLVEKISITDEELRLFNRASQQMYIPYDRKRGIHMQDDYFLNKEPWDTQKRGEIRHPMLLHYHPLVIYRHQVIKQADTVLAMLLQHHRFPWYQRKRNFAFYEPLTTGDSSLSACIQGIVAYDCGFLDLGSSYIRQTALMDIEDLHHNTKDGLHTAAMAGSWMAMVYGLGGFRMKDGIPTFRPQLPKELQRLKFHLTFRGVVLTVTIEPEITTYEAKGGNLTVHHRSDVLIVGKEAVQRPTRAACKAVIFDLDGVITSTDGYHYRAWKRLSDAHQWAFDEEINQKLRGISRRQSLQVILDHNRVTIPEEEMQGYTDQKNTWYRESLEELTPEDILPGIPALLEKLKQRKIYTAIASASRNAPFILDRLGLSDSFDAVVPAGEVVLGKPNPEVFARAADMLGLYPEECTGVEDAPAGITAIKEALMKAVGVGSAVEPELCDEHVLTTADLTVDMLLW; encoded by the coding sequence ATGTCTTTGGATACTTGGAGTCTCGAAGAAACCGGGTTTGATGGAGAGCACATCGCCCAGGGTGAGAGCTTATTCTCAATTGGAAACGGATATATCGGCTACCGTGGGTTTCCCTGTGAACGGGAACCTGCGCACCATAGTGGATGTTTCATCAACGGATTCTACGAGATATCTCCGATTACCTACGGAGAGGATGCCTATGGGTTCGCGCGCATCAACCAGACCATGCTTGATCTTCCAGACTGCCGGTATTTGGTGATTACCATCGATGGTATTCAGGTCAATGTGGCTGATAGCCGGGTGCAGTTCTACCGTAGGCGACTTGATTTCCGTACGGGAATTCTTGAACAGCATATGCAGTGGCTTACGGATGAAGGTAAGCTGGTGCATATTACCTGGGAGACCCTGCTCAGTATGCAACAGTACCATATAGGAGCCCTACGGGTTCGCATACACTGTACTGATGAGGTCAACGCAACCCTGTACTCTACCATAGGGATGCCTGTTCAGCGTGCAAATACTGAACTTGATCCGCGTATGGGCACTGCACTCTCCACATCCTCCCTGGTTTGTGAAGATTGTGGGTACTATGGTGAAGGTGAGGAGGCACGCCCAGGATTCCAGGCTGCATTCAAGACTTTGGAAAGTGCCCTTGATCTCTCCTGTGGTGCTGTGCATGAGAGTTCAGAACCGCTTCAGGTTGAGCGAGGTGACCTGGAGGAGGAGACTCTTCCCGCATTGGTATTCTCATGGAGTGGGGCAGATCTTAGTCTCACGAAGTATTTCTACTATCATAGTTCTGGACGCCCAGGTGAGACCCTTCCTCTTGAGCTGGCCCAGCAGTATCGAGAGGAGGTGGTAAACGTCAGTTGGCAAACCTTGGTAGAGATGCAACGATCCTGGTATGAGTCCTTCTGGGCCCATGCCGATATCGAGATTACCGGGGAAGAAAAACTCCAGCAGGCCCTCAGGTTCAACTTTTTCCAGCTCCAGCAGAGTACTGGTAGAGACGGTAATTCTGCACTAGCCGCAAAAGGACTGACCGGAAGCGGGTATGAAGGTCACTATTTCTGGGACACTGAAATCTATGGAATGGCACTCTTCAACCATACTCTTCCTGGTACTGCACGAGCCTTGATCAAATACAGGATCTCAACACTCGACCGAGCTCGTGCAAGAGCCAGGGAGATGAACCAGAGGGGTGCACTCTACCCTTGGAGAACCATCAATGGATTGGAAGCTTCTGCGTACTTTCCGGCAGGCACGGCCCAGTACCATATCAATGCAGATATTGCCTATGCGATATTCCAATACCTGGAGGTGACAGGTGATGACACCATCCTGGAAGAGGGTGCTGCTGAGGTGCTGATAGAGACTGCACGTCTGTTCCTCGACCTTGGGTTTTTCAATCCAGAAAAGGACGGTAAGTTCTGTATCAATGAGGTAACCGGTCCTGATGAATATTCAGCACTCTCAGATAACAACTGCTATACCAATGTCATGGTCCAACACCACTTTGAGGGGGTGGTGCAGCTTGCATCCCGTCTACAAAACGAGAATGCAGAGCTGTGGAACCGACTGGTAGAGAAAATTTCCATAACCGATGAAGAGCTACGACTTTTCAACCGGGCCTCACAGCAGATGTATATTCCCTATGACAGGAAACGGGGTATACATATGCAGGATGACTATTTCCTCAACAAGGAGCCTTGGGATACCCAAAAGCGTGGAGAGATACGTCATCCCATGCTTCTCCACTACCATCCACTGGTAATCTACCGACATCAGGTCATCAAGCAAGCCGATACAGTGCTTGCTATGCTCTTGCAACACCATCGCTTTCCCTGGTACCAGAGGAAGAGAAACTTTGCATTTTATGAACCCCTGACCACTGGGGACAGTTCTCTTTCTGCATGTATTCAGGGAATTGTTGCATATGATTGTGGATTCTTGGATCTGGGTAGTTCCTATATCCGCCAGACTGCTCTCATGGATATTGAGGACCTGCATCACAATACCAAGGATGGTTTGCATACTGCTGCGATGGCCGGTTCATGGATGGCTATGGTGTATGGTTTGGGAGGATTCCGGATGAAAGATGGGATTCCTACATTCAGACCTCAGCTTCCAAAGGAGTTACAGCGACTGAAATTCCATCTGACCTTCAGGGGCGTAGTGCTTACTGTTACGATTGAGCCTGAGATTACCACCTATGAAGCCAAGGGTGGTAATCTTACCGTGCATCATCGCTCTGATGTACTCATTGTTGGCAAAGAAGCTGTACAACGCCCCACACGAGCTGCATGCAAGGCTGTTATCTTTGATCTTGATGGGGTAATAACCTCCACTGATGGGTATCATTATCGGGCATGGAAACGTCTTTCCGATGCCCACCAATGGGCGTTTGATGAGGAGATAAACCAGAAGCTGAGGGGTATCTCCAGAAGACAATCTCTACAGGTGATCCTTGACCACAACAGGGTGACAATACCTGAGGAGGAGATGCAAGGATATACTGATCAGAAAAATACCTGGTATCGTGAATCGCTGGAGGAGTTGACTCCAGAGGATATCCTTCCCGGTATCCCTGCGCTGCTGGAAAAATTGAAGCAGCGAAAAATCTATACCGCCATCGCATCGGCAAGCCGGAATGCGCCGTTCATCCTTGATAGGTTGGGTCTTTCAGATTCATTTGATGCAGTTGTTCCAGCTGGTGAGGTAGTGCTGGGAAAACCCAATCCAGAGGTATTTGCACGTGCTGCTGATATGCTGGGTTTGTATCCAGAGGAGTGTACTGGTGTAGAGGATGCTCCAGCAGGCATTACAGCCATCAAGGAAGCGTTGATGAAGGCAGTTGGTGTTGGCAGTGCTGTCGAGCCTGAGCTCTGTGATGAACACGTGCTAACAACTGCTGATCTTACCGTGGATATGTTGCTCTGGTAA
- a CDS encoding carbohydrate ABC transporter permease: MISLARKRQNKWTMVVNIILIVLVIIWSIPIIGLLISSLRPQDDVLNTGWWTIFKGDGDFTLNNYRRVLGGRQATFTDAEGNVLRASGDNLSQAFINSFTVTIPSVIIPILIATAAAFGFAWMVFPGRKLFFTIVVALLVVPLQISLIPILRDYMKIGLTGSYLGIWLAHTGFGLPLGIYLLYNYVSTIPRDVFESAFLDGARPMVIFVRLVLPLSVPAIASLGIFQFLWVWNDLLVALVFLGGTSDVAVLTQRLANMVGSRGQDWHLLTAGAFIVMIVPILVFFFLQRYFVQGLMAGSVKG, translated from the coding sequence ATGATTTCCCTTGCAAGAAAAAGACAAAACAAGTGGACCATGGTGGTCAATATCATTCTGATTGTACTGGTCATCATCTGGAGTATCCCGATCATAGGCCTGCTTATCTCATCGCTGAGACCGCAGGATGATGTATTGAATACCGGATGGTGGACAATTTTTAAAGGGGACGGAGATTTCACCTTGAACAACTATCGACGTGTTTTGGGAGGTAGACAAGCCACATTTACTGACGCGGAAGGGAATGTGCTTCGCGCAAGTGGGGACAACCTCTCCCAAGCCTTCATCAATAGTTTTACTGTCACCATTCCCTCGGTGATCATTCCGATTCTTATTGCAACAGCAGCAGCCTTTGGGTTTGCCTGGATGGTATTTCCCGGTAGGAAACTATTCTTTACCATTGTTGTTGCCCTGTTGGTGGTTCCATTGCAGATATCCTTGATCCCTATCCTCCGTGATTACATGAAGATTGGACTCACTGGCTCCTATCTGGGGATATGGCTTGCCCATACAGGCTTCGGTCTGCCGCTTGGAATCTACCTTCTCTATAACTATGTTTCCACCATCCCTCGGGATGTGTTTGAATCAGCATTCCTTGATGGAGCAAGGCCAATGGTGATCTTCGTACGGCTGGTGCTTCCTCTCTCTGTTCCTGCTATTGCATCGTTGGGTATTTTCCAGTTTCTTTGGGTTTGGAATGACCTGCTGGTAGCATTGGTCTTCCTCGGTGGTACCAGTGATGTAGCTGTATTGACCCAGCGTCTGGCGAATATGGTGGGATCACGTGGACAGGACTGGCATTTGCTTACTGCAGGGGCCTTCATTGTCATGATTGTCCCAATTCTCGTATTTTTCTTCCTGCAACGTTACTTTGTACAGGGACTTATGGCAGGATCAGTCAAGGGGTAA
- a CDS encoding sugar ABC transporter permease yields MTTIERQGKPTSTLAKLGRIAFSVLVLVGVFFVLWVGFIFLRDSNAPQGIIAIIAIVWGVGGIALLFWVADWVINRTSVTTAKKLQPIIFVGPALLILAWYLFIPTVRSLYLSFFDAQSKNFVGLQNYVFAFTDSKMRESFMNNLLWLIIGTGGAVGFGLIIALLADRVKMEKVFKSIIFMPMAISFVGAGIIWRFIYSYKPAGEDQIGLLNAIVTFFGGEPQAWFTMPVWNNIFLIAILVWLQTGYAMVIISSALKGVPSTIIEAGRIDGAGEFRIIRSIIIPFIAPTLITVSTTIIIITLKIFDIVFTMTNGNYGTEVIASMQYKQMFRFYHYGRGSAIAIVLVLAVIPVMWYNLHQFSKREGF; encoded by the coding sequence ATGACAACAATTGAAAGACAAGGGAAACCTACATCAACCCTCGCAAAACTTGGTCGTATAGCATTTTCTGTTCTTGTGCTTGTTGGGGTGTTCTTTGTATTGTGGGTTGGTTTCATCTTCTTACGGGATAGCAATGCTCCACAAGGAATAATTGCAATCATCGCTATTGTGTGGGGTGTTGGTGGGATTGCTCTTCTGTTCTGGGTAGCTGATTGGGTTATCAATAGAACCAGTGTTACGACTGCCAAGAAGCTGCAGCCGATCATATTTGTAGGACCAGCACTGCTGATCCTGGCTTGGTATCTGTTTATCCCTACCGTGAGATCGCTCTACTTGAGTTTCTTTGATGCTCAGTCGAAGAATTTCGTAGGGCTCCAGAACTATGTGTTCGCTTTTACCGATTCCAAGATGCGTGAATCATTCATGAACAATCTCCTGTGGTTGATCATCGGAACCGGCGGGGCAGTCGGCTTCGGTCTTATCATCGCCTTGCTCGCTGATCGAGTGAAAATGGAGAAGGTCTTCAAGAGCATCATTTTCATGCCAATGGCAATCTCATTCGTAGGTGCTGGTATTATCTGGAGATTTATTTATTCGTACAAACCCGCAGGAGAGGACCAGATAGGTTTGCTCAATGCAATTGTTACCTTTTTCGGAGGTGAACCACAAGCCTGGTTTACCATGCCGGTCTGGAATAATATCTTCCTGATCGCCATCTTAGTATGGCTGCAAACCGGCTATGCCATGGTTATCATCAGCTCTGCACTCAAGGGTGTTCCCTCTACGATTATTGAAGCAGGTCGTATTGATGGGGCAGGGGAGTTCAGGATTATCAGGAGTATTATCATACCCTTCATTGCTCCCACCCTTATCACAGTTTCAACAACGATTATCATCATTACGTTGAAGATATTCGATATTGTATTCACCATGACCAACGGTAACTATGGGACCGAGGTCATTGCAAGCATGCAGTACAAGCAGATGTTCCGTTTCTACCACTATGGACGAGGCTCTGCAATCGCCATTGTTCTGGTTTTGGCCGTCATTCCTGTCATGTGGTACAACCTGCATCAGTTCAGTAAAAGGGAGGGCTTCTAA
- a CDS encoding ABC transporter substrate-binding protein has protein sequence MKKAVVVLLIALVVLPSAFAAGQADTKADDKKVVQVFGAFVDEELRRFEEAIVPFEERTGIDVIYEGSKDFETLISVRVEGGNPPDIAALPQPGLMYNFASQGYLVPMWDSLLETVDANYAPVWKDLGSYDGTPYGVFHRVNAKSFVWYPKKAWAREGYEVPTTWDELIALMDKMVANGHTPWSIGIEAGGATGWVGTDWVEDVMLRTAGPEVYDKWVNHEIAFNAPEVREAFEVIGDIWLNPKYVYGGTNTILTQSYTDSPRTMFENPPRSWMHRQGNFVTSFLQDDIQANLEEEVGVFPLPGINDEFGIPILGGGDQFVVFNDRPEVREFMEFLATWESGEIWAKRGGALFPYLNQDLDAYPNEIERSLAESLVNAKVFRFDASDLMPGQVGAGSFWTGIVDWVNGKSLDAMLNDVQKSWPE, from the coding sequence ATGAAGAAAGCAGTAGTAGTGTTACTCATTGCATTGGTGGTTCTACCATCAGCATTTGCTGCTGGACAAGCTGACACTAAAGCAGACGACAAGAAGGTCGTGCAGGTGTTTGGAGCATTCGTAGATGAAGAACTGAGACGCTTTGAAGAGGCAATCGTGCCATTCGAAGAAAGGACAGGCATCGATGTAATCTACGAAGGATCGAAGGACTTTGAGACGCTGATCAGTGTACGTGTTGAGGGTGGTAATCCCCCAGATATCGCTGCACTTCCCCAGCCTGGTCTCATGTATAACTTTGCTTCCCAGGGATACCTGGTTCCAATGTGGGACTCCCTGTTGGAAACAGTCGATGCAAACTATGCACCGGTTTGGAAAGACCTGGGTTCCTATGATGGCACCCCTTATGGCGTATTCCACCGTGTAAATGCAAAGAGTTTTGTGTGGTATCCCAAGAAAGCTTGGGCAAGGGAAGGATATGAAGTTCCTACCACATGGGACGAATTGATCGCCCTGATGGACAAAATGGTCGCCAATGGACATACCCCTTGGTCAATCGGTATTGAAGCCGGTGGAGCCACAGGTTGGGTTGGTACCGACTGGGTTGAGGATGTCATGCTCAGAACCGCTGGTCCTGAAGTATATGACAAATGGGTAAACCACGAGATCGCATTCAATGCACCTGAGGTTCGAGAAGCCTTTGAAGTAATTGGCGATATCTGGTTGAATCCAAAATATGTCTATGGTGGAACCAACACCATTCTTACCCAGAGTTATACCGATTCCCCAAGAACTATGTTTGAGAATCCTCCACGTTCTTGGATGCATCGACAGGGTAACTTTGTCACCTCTTTCCTCCAGGATGACATTCAGGCAAATCTTGAGGAAGAAGTAGGAGTATTCCCCCTTCCTGGTATCAATGATGAGTTTGGAATTCCTATCCTTGGTGGTGGTGACCAGTTTGTTGTCTTCAATGACCGCCCTGAAGTTCGTGAGTTCATGGAATTCCTGGCAACTTGGGAATCTGGTGAGATTTGGGCAAAGAGAGGCGGAGCTCTCTTCCCCTATCTGAATCAGGATCTGGATGCCTATCCGAACGAGATTGAGCGCTCACTTGCTGAATCCCTGGTGAATGCCAAGGTCTTCAGATTTGATGCTTCCGATCTAATGCCGGGCCAAGTTGGTGCAGGTTCTTTCTGGACTGGTATTGTTGACTGGGTCAACGGCAAGAGCCTTGATGCCATGTTGAACGATGTTCAGAAATCCTGGCCGGAATAA
- the rhuM gene encoding RhuM family protein: MSNIVSINEGKLVLYSIGDTKVYVDVVFKDETFWMTQKAIAELFDVDRSVITKHINNIYKEEELDRKATSAEIALVQKEGNREVNRTPDFYSLDMIIAVGYRVNSKKATQFRQWATLRLKEYIQRGYLLNMDLLKNGRQFGRDYFDELLEKIREIRASERRAYQKIADVFEQCSYDYDKNSDTTKAFYAFVQNKLHYAVTGKTAAELISERASYDHPTMGLTTWKDAPDGKILKRDIRIAKNYLNEKELSRLNRLVTMFIDYAELLAEDGVAMSMQDWLTETDNFLKNNRRRVLEGKGYVSHGEAMKKVVEVYEKFRIQQDKDYISDFDEAVFEYLKGLEKPKDGRDD; encoded by the coding sequence ATGAGTAATATAGTCAGCATCAATGAAGGCAAGCTTGTACTCTATTCCATTGGCGACACAAAGGTCTATGTGGATGTTGTATTCAAGGACGAAACATTCTGGATGACACAAAAGGCAATAGCAGAGCTGTTTGATGTCGATCGGAGTGTTATCACAAAACATATAAACAATATCTACAAGGAGGAAGAACTTGACCGAAAGGCAACAAGTGCAGAAATTGCACTTGTTCAAAAGGAAGGCAACCGTGAAGTGAATCGTACTCCGGATTTCTATAGCCTTGATATGATTATTGCGGTAGGCTACCGCGTGAATTCAAAAAAAGCAACGCAGTTTAGACAATGGGCGACGTTAAGGTTGAAAGAGTATATTCAGAGAGGATATCTCCTAAACATGGACTTGCTGAAAAACGGAAGACAGTTCGGGCGTGATTACTTCGATGAGTTGCTTGAGAAAATTCGTGAAATTAGGGCAAGTGAACGTCGCGCCTATCAGAAGATTGCTGACGTGTTTGAGCAATGCAGCTATGACTATGACAAGAACAGCGATACCACTAAGGCTTTTTATGCTTTTGTACAGAATAAGCTCCACTACGCAGTCACGGGTAAGACTGCGGCAGAACTTATATCTGAACGTGCCAGTTACGACCATCCGACGATGGGTTTAACCACTTGGAAAGACGCACCGGATGGGAAGATACTCAAACGCGATATTCGAATCGCAAAGAACTACCTGAATGAGAAAGAACTCTCACGCCTAAATCGTCTCGTCACGATGTTCATTGACTACGCTGAACTCTTGGCAGAGGATGGTGTGGCAATGAGCATGCAGGACTGGCTCACTGAAACAGACAACTTCCTGAAAAACAACCGCCGTAGAGTGCTCGAAGGCAAAGGCTATGTTTCCCATGGCGAGGCAATGAAGAAAGTCGTTGAAGTGTATGAGAAATTCCGAATCCAGCAGGATAAGGACTATATCTCAGACTTTGATGAAGCGGTGTTTGAATATCTTAAAGGTTTGGAAAAACCGAAGGATGGTAGAGATGATTAA
- a CDS encoding prenyltransferase/squalene oxidase repeat-containing protein, with the protein MHNQVIQWLLDGDASIQYLTHTSLLGCNASVATSLQKRIEREGYGKKLLSCQTETGHWGLWYYQPKWTSTHYTLYALRQLGIHPEVEACRQMVKRTFDECMLPCGGMNLAKSTMPSDIAIDGIFLDYAAYFCREEERIETLVAYLLSQKKPQGGYSWNHDSPIGDPHTTICVIEGFLSYLENGLQIQHHLVHEAVQEAIEFILAHDLFWDDDKRYQKLTYPHYYHYDILRFLVAASRFNYPCDKHIRNALHWLKNKEKDGFWELEYVHPGAVHLMYEQKRERSRIITCKARSVLQTYG; encoded by the coding sequence ATGCATAATCAAGTAATTCAATGGTTACTGGACGGAGATGCTTCCATCCAATACCTTACCCACACCTCTCTGCTTGGATGTAACGCATCAGTGGCTACATCGCTTCAGAAAAGGATTGAGAGAGAGGGATACGGAAAAAAACTCCTCTCTTGCCAGACTGAAACAGGACATTGGGGCCTCTGGTACTATCAACCAAAATGGACCAGCACTCATTATACGCTTTATGCATTGAGACAGCTCGGGATTCACCCAGAGGTAGAAGCCTGCAGGCAGATGGTAAAGAGAACGTTTGATGAGTGCATGCTCCCTTGTGGTGGCATGAACTTGGCGAAGAGTACCATGCCAAGTGATATCGCCATCGATGGCATTTTCTTGGATTATGCAGCCTACTTCTGCCGGGAAGAGGAGCGAATTGAAACCCTTGTTGCATACCTTCTTTCCCAGAAAAAACCCCAAGGTGGCTATAGCTGGAACCATGATTCTCCCATAGGAGATCCACACACAACCATCTGTGTGATCGAGGGATTTCTCTCCTATCTTGAAAATGGATTACAAATTCAACACCATCTTGTTCACGAAGCTGTGCAAGAAGCCATAGAGTTTATCCTTGCTCATGACCTATTCTGGGATGATGATAAACGCTATCAGAAACTCACCTATCCTCACTACTACCACTATGACATACTTCGCTTCCTTGTAGCTGCCTCACGTTTCAACTACCCCTGCGATAAACATATAAGAAATGCTCTTCATTGGTTGAAAAACAAAGAAAAGGATGGATTCTGGGAACTGGAATATGTGCACCCAGGTGCAGTCCATTTGATGTATGAACAGAAACGCGAAAGAAGCCGAATCATTACCTGCAAAGCACGCTCTGTCCTGCAAACATATGGGTAG
- a CDS encoding HAD-IC family P-type ATPase: MQNLRKKPYAYNEQELIETLSTDGKEGLSPEEAQRRFDEFGPNTIESGSKVSAWKILLSNLNNIIVYLLMVAGAVAFIMGDTVEGIAIIIAILIAVLSGFISEYKAQKSVESLQNMVKTTAKVIRGGSLTEIESSGLVIGDLIYIEEGDSITIDGRLTSTKNFATNESALTGESEAIDKDTLTIDEQDVPIGDRKNMVHAGTAATRGNAYAIVTGTGMNSELGRISSMLEEEEQSDTPLEKQLNTLGKSLMLISFAVAAVVTITGIITGRELYEMIKIGIILAIAAVPEALPAVSTITLALGMKTMANHNALVKSLPAVETLGSTTVICTDKTGTLTENQMTVTHLHLKDGSVYTITGKGYEPEGTFSNSDGEIDPSEHDSLQEFLLTGAFSSNATLVKEETYSIIGDPTEGALVVLGRKASIDRKEKEEGAWERIGEIPFDSTAKYMATAYQQDNKEKTLFIKGAPDVLIDMSGMEQKEKRLLQEANDTLASEGLRVLAVGKLSGYQGDGSEQAMQDALQQGFTILGLAGIIDPPREDVKQAIQEAREAGIRVIMITGDHPKTAGIIAGRIGMDVSGEVITGKEMDQMSEDELAEKIKNTSIFARVSPENKLQIVRALKIDEEITAMTGDGVNDAPALNGADIGVAMGIRGTEVAKEASDMILTDDRFSTIVDAVREGRVIFDNIEKFIYFLFSCNFIEIFVVFISIMMGLPMPIVALQILWLNLVVDVLPAMSLAWEPGEPGVMKRKPRDPRRGIMNRSFAMGVLGNGAVISLGALAVFMISLAMGWEIRVAQTITFTTMAFGQLVHIFNVREKESFGLDRNILKNRFLILALIISVFLQLLAIYVPLLSDALGTTTLNATQWLLVLAGAVLPLLIIQTERAIKRRIQKS, from the coding sequence TTGCAAAACCTGAGAAAGAAACCCTATGCATATAACGAACAAGAGCTCATAGAAACACTCTCTACTGATGGAAAAGAGGGACTCTCCCCAGAAGAAGCCCAGAGGCGATTCGATGAGTTTGGCCCAAATACGATTGAGTCAGGAAGCAAGGTATCTGCTTGGAAAATCTTGCTTTCAAACCTGAACAATATTATCGTCTACCTACTCATGGTGGCAGGGGCTGTTGCCTTCATCATGGGAGATACGGTAGAGGGAATAGCGATCATCATCGCAATTCTCATTGCAGTACTCTCCGGGTTTATCAGTGAATACAAGGCACAAAAATCTGTGGAATCCTTGCAGAACATGGTGAAAACCACCGCCAAGGTCATTCGTGGTGGCTCTCTTACGGAAATTGAGTCCTCAGGTCTTGTTATTGGTGACTTGATATATATCGAGGAGGGGGATTCAATCACCATTGATGGCCGCTTGACCAGTACGAAAAACTTTGCAACCAATGAATCGGCGTTGACCGGGGAATCAGAGGCAATAGACAAGGATACGCTGACCATAGACGAGCAGGATGTCCCGATCGGGGACAGAAAGAACATGGTGCACGCTGGCACCGCAGCAACACGGGGCAATGCCTATGCCATTGTTACCGGTACCGGCATGAACAGCGAGTTGGGAAGAATCAGTTCCATGCTCGAGGAAGAAGAACAGTCCGATACCCCATTGGAAAAACAGCTCAACACCCTGGGAAAATCCTTGATGCTGATCTCCTTTGCAGTAGCAGCGGTTGTGACCATTACAGGGATCATCACCGGCAGAGAGCTCTATGAGATGATCAAGATAGGTATCATTCTTGCTATTGCTGCAGTACCCGAAGCGCTTCCTGCTGTCTCCACCATCACCCTGGCATTGGGAATGAAAACCATGGCAAATCATAATGCCTTGGTAAAAAGTCTCCCTGCAGTGGAGACCCTGGGCTCGACTACCGTAATCTGCACGGACAAGACAGGGACTCTCACCGAAAACCAGATGACGGTGACCCATTTGCATCTGAAGGATGGGTCTGTCTATACAATTACAGGCAAAGGATATGAACCAGAGGGAACATTCTCAAACAGCGATGGGGAAATTGATCCATCAGAACATGATTCCTTGCAGGAATTTTTACTCACTGGCGCCTTTTCCAGTAATGCAACGCTGGTGAAGGAAGAGACCTACTCCATCATAGGCGACCCTACCGAAGGTGCATTGGTCGTTTTAGGGAGAAAGGCTTCTATCGACAGGAAGGAGAAGGAAGAAGGAGCGTGGGAACGCATCGGGGAGATTCCCTTCGACTCTACAGCCAAGTATATGGCAACCGCATACCAACAAGACAACAAAGAGAAAACCCTGTTCATCAAGGGTGCTCCCGATGTCCTGATTGATATGAGTGGAATGGAGCAGAAGGAGAAACGATTGCTCCAAGAAGCAAATGATACACTTGCAAGTGAGGGGCTACGAGTCCTTGCAGTCGGAAAGTTGTCTGGGTATCAGGGAGATGGATCTGAGCAGGCAATGCAGGATGCCTTGCAACAAGGCTTCACCATCCTGGGCCTTGCAGGTATCATCGATCCTCCTCGTGAGGATGTAAAACAAGCGATTCAGGAAGCCAGGGAAGCAGGCATCCGTGTCATCATGATTACCGGGGATCATCCAAAGACCGCAGGCATTATCGCAGGGCGCATAGGAATGGATGTTTCAGGTGAGGTCATCACCGGCAAGGAGATGGACCAGATGAGTGAGGATGAGCTTGCTGAAAAAATCAAGAACACCTCCATCTTTGCCCGGGTCTCTCCAGAGAATAAATTGCAAATTGTCAGGGCGCTGAAGATCGATGAAGAGATAACCGCAATGACCGGAGATGGGGTGAATGATGCCCCTGCGCTCAATGGTGCTGATATCGGAGTTGCTATGGGAATACGAGGAACCGAGGTCGCCAAGGAAGCATCGGACATGATCCTTACCGATGACCGCTTCTCTACCATCGTCGATGCAGTGAGAGAGGGAAGAGTAATCTTCGACAACATCGAAAAATTCATCTACTTCCTCTTCTCCTGCAACTTCATTGAGATTTTTGTGGTCTTCATCTCAATCATGATGGGACTACCTATGCCAATCGTTGCCCTGCAAATCCTTTGGCTGAATCTGGTGGTTGATGTCTTGCCGGCAATGTCCCTTGCATGGGAACCAGGAGAGCCTGGGGTGATGAAACGAAAACCAAGGGACCCGAGGCGAGGAATCATGAACCGTTCATTCGCAATGGGAGTCCTTGGGAATGGAGCTGTGATCAGCTTGGGAGCACTCGCTGTCTTTATGATCTCCCTTGCAATGGGATGGGAGATACGAGTCGCACAGACCATCACTTTCACCACCATGGCCTTTGGTCAGCTGGTGCACATTTTCAATGTGAGGGAGAAAGAGTCTTTCGGTTTGGATCGGAACATTCTTAAAAACCGGTTCCTGATCTTGGCTCTCATTATCTCGGTATTCTTGCAGTTGCTTGCCATCTATGTTCCACTGTTAAGCGACGCGCTTGGCACCACTACACTCAATGCAACACAGTGGTTGCTTGTGCTTGCAGGAGCCGTACTCCCTCTGCTGATCATCCAGACAGAGAGAGCCATCAAGAGACGTATACAGAAATCGTAG